The DNA region GAACTTAAAGGCGCCGAGACTATTCAATGATGAATTTTACCTTCATTATTTAACGTATGTGGGTAAAGCTGGAATGAGTATTTACAGTGTAGCTATTCCTCTAGTGACGAGGAAAGATATTAGAGATTTTTTTATTAATTGTCTTAGGGATACAGCACATTTAGCATCTATTGTAACAGACACCTTAAAATCAAAAAATTCCTTAATGAACACACCAGTCATTCCTGCACCAAAGAGAGTCGAATTTGTAACCAATCAAAATTACTTAAACTCTTTTTGGGGAGATAAGAGACCGCTTCATATGTTAGAAATCACTCATCTTTATGGATGCATTAACAATGATGTCACTAGTAAAGCCTTGATTATGGGTTTTTCTCAAGGGGCAAAGGACGAAAAAGTTAAGAAATATTTAGAACGTGGGAAGAACCTTAATCAAAAACACATCGAAATGATGTCTGAAAAACTAACTGAAAACAACTTACCATCACCAAACCTTCAAGATCATTTAGTCACTTCTTCAACTGTACCTCCATTTTCAGATAAACTGATGCTGTACCATAAAGTTGACATGTTCTCAATGAAAGTGAGGGAATACGCAAACGGTGCGTCACTTGACGGAAGAAAAGATGTTGGTACCTTGTTTGGTAAAATGCAAATGGATTCCGCCATATATGTAGAAGATGGTGCCAATATTATGATTCATAATGGAGAGATGGAACAAATACCATTAGCTGTTAATCGAGACGAATTAGTTTCAAAATCATAATCACCCAGAAGCGTAGATTTTAGTTAAAAAGTGTAGGTGTATTCATCGACATACAAAAGCCCTGACTTTTAGCCAGAGCTCTCTTGATGTTATATGGGTTTGTATACGTCACGAGTTCCTCTACAGCTTTGTTTTTCTCTCTGTTTTATTAGTGTCTTCATTGTCTTCCCTTGAATGTAAAGCTTCGATCGGTAAAAATTCAAAGATTTCCCCGGTTTCAACGGAACGGGCTAGCCGTTCCAGCCAATTACAATATTTTCTGTATTCGTCCAATTGCTGCAAATTTTGTTCGGCTCGTTGTTTCAATGCTTCTTCTGTTTCTTTATCCTCTATGACTTGCTTCAGCATGGTTTCCGCATTATCAATGGCAGATAGATTTAATTTGGCCTCCCTCTCCCACTTGCTTCCGAAAAAATGGGAAAAATATTTAAAGAAATTTTTCTCCGCCATAAATAAATCTTTCCGGGCCCCTTTTTGCCATACTTTCTGGACTATATTTATATCCTGTAATTTGCGGACGGCTGTGCTCATACTCGGTTTACTCATCCCGAGGTCATCTTTCATATCATCAAGCGTCATGGGATCATGCTTAAAAAACATCATGGCGAATAATCTGCCGATTGACGGTGTTACGCCGTATAGGTCCATTGTTTCCGCAATAGAATTGATGACGGCACTTTCCGCACGTTCAATTAATTGTTCAGCTTCTTTTGCCAAGGAGTATCTCCTCCTTCCTTTAAGCTGTATGATTTAATAAATTAAATTTATTAGATATCATTTTATAACTCTATATATCACTTATAGCATACAGGATAGCGCACTAAAACATACGCGATAGAACGCTATAACATTCAGGGGCTTGTTTACCAAAAAACTAAGCCCCTGATGTCAATATGCTTTTTATTTACTGTTTTTTTGTTCTAATTGAATTAAACTCAACAGACTTAAACCCTCATTTGCTTATCCAGAAATTGTACCTGCTTCAGGTGGATGTACGCCATGACGGTAAAAGTCAATATGAAGCGGTTCAAGCGGTTTACGTCCAAGAATTAAGTCCGCTGCTTTTTCCGCCAACATCAATACCGGTGCATGAATATTACCGTTCGTGACGTAAGGCATGGCTGATGCATCGACCACTCGTACATTGTCGAGCCCATGGACCTTCATGGTTTGCGGATCTACAACAGCCATAGGGTCTGAGTCAGGTCCCATCTTAGCCGTACAAGACGGGTGAAGGGCTGTCTCGGCATCTTTCTTCACCCATTCCAAAATCTCCTCGTCTGTATCAACGGAAGGACCAGGTGATATTTCTCCCGAATTGTATGGTTTCATCGCTGGTTGAGACATGATTTCCCTTGTCACACGTACTGCTTCAACCCACTCGCGTCGATCTTGCTCGGTAGAAAGATAATTATAGACCATGCTCGGATGCTCTTTAGGATCTTTCGAACGTATCTTTAATGACCCACGAGCATCAGAGTACATAGGTCCGACGTGTACCTGGAATCCGTGACTCGTTTCCGCTTTTTGTCCATCGTACCGAACGGCTAACGGTAGGAAATGGAACATCAAGTTAGGGTATTCGACGTCCTCGTTGGAACGAACGAAACCTCCCCCTTCGAAATGGTTGGTTGCTGCTGGACCTTTACGTCCGAGTAACCACTGTAAGCCGATCCAAGGCATCCGTAGTTTATTTAAGTTCGGCTGTTCGGACACCGGAAGCGGACAAGCGTATTGGATGTAGGCTTCGAGATGATCCTGAAGGTTTTCACCTACACCTGGCAAGTCAACGACCGGTTCGATTCCAAGTGAACGTAGGTGATCGGCATCGCCTACACCTGACAGTTGAAGTAGCTGTGGCGTGTTGATTGCACCGCCGGAGAGGATCACTTCACCTGCATTTACCTGATGGGTTTTGCCATTTCTTTGGTATGTCAAACCTTTAGCTCGAGTACCGTCGAAATCGATACTTGAAACGAAAGCACGTGTTTTTACTGTCAGATTCTTACGCTTCATAGCCGGATGAAGATACGCACGTGAAGCTGACATCCGTCTGCCTTTGTACACATGCTTATCGAATGGTCCAAATCCCTCCTGGCGAAAACCGTTCACATCTGGCGTTCGCGAGTAGCCAGCCTCAACAGCTGCGTCGAAGAAGGCTTGGAATAGAGGGTTGGTAGCCGGCCCGCGTTCCAATTTGAGAGGACCGTCGTGACCGCGGTATTCATCATCTGGGTCCGCTGCTAAAGCCGTTTCTAAGCGCTTGAAATACGGGAGACAGTGGGCAAAGTCCCATGTTTCCATACCTGAATCTGCTCCCCAACGTTCGTAGTCCATTGGATTACCTCGTTGGTAAATCATGCCGTTGATTGAGCTCGAACCACCGAGCACCTTTCCTCGAGCATGCTTGACACGTCGACCGTTCATATAAGGCTCAGGGTCAGATGCGTATCTCCAGTCGTATAATGGCTTCCCTGCTGGGAAGGGCAAAGCTGCTGGCATTTGGATTAATAGGTCCCATGCATAATCACTACGTCCTGCTTCTAGAACAAGGACACTGCGCGTCCCATCTTCACTTAGGCGGTTGCCGAGTACAGAGCCCGCACTTCCGCCACCAATAATCACGATGTCATATGATTCATTCATCTTTTGTACCTCCTTGAAGACTGATAATAAATGCAATAATTTATACAACTTGAAGCGTTATTCATCAAAACTCTCCTTCAAGTTACTTAAACCAGTTAATCGGTTCAGGTTTCAAGTTGCGGAGAACATGCTTCGTTTCCGTATATTCCTCCAGCCCTGGTTTACCAAGTTCACGGCCAATTCCGGACTGTTTATAACCGCCCCATGGAGCCTGTGCGAAATACGGGTGAAAGTCATTGATCCATACCGTACCCATGCGCAATTCAGAAGCTACGCGCTCTGCTTTGTCTCCGTCCGTCGTCCATACAGCTCCGGCCAGTCCATAGATTGAATCATTAGCAAGACGTACAGCTTCTTCTTCACCGCTGAATCGTTCAACCGTTAATACAGGGCCAAACACTTCCTCCTGCACGATACGCATGTCCGAACGACATTCGGTGAAAATGGTAGGTAAATAGAAAAAGCCATTCTGTAGTTCTGGATCTTCTGGACGAGCGCCACCCACTAATAAGTGAGCCCCTTCCTGTTTTGCGATTTCAACATATTCCTCTACTTTTGCCCGGTGTTCAGCAGAGATCAACGGACCTGACTGAGTCTCTTCTTCAAAACCGTTACCTAGCTTAATTCGTTTCGTTCGCTCAGCTAGGGCTTCAACAAAACGGTCATGAATGGAATCCTCAACAAGCAATCTTGCCCCTGCAGAACATACTTGACCGGCATGGAAGAATACGGCATTCATCGCTTGGTCAAGCGCTATATCAAAATCAGCATCCGCAAATACGATATTCGGGTTTTTCCCACCTAGCTCCAAAGCAATCTTTTTCACGTTTCCGCTAGCCGCCTGCATAATTTTCTTTCCGGTGATAATGCCGCCCGTAAAAGAAATTAAATCAACGTCGTTGCTTTCTGCTAGCTCGTTCCCCACCGTTGCTCCTTCACCGAGAACAAGATTGACGACACCTTGAGGAAAACCGACTTCTTCCATCAATTCCGTCACCTTTATCGTCGTTAGTGGTGTGATCTCACTTGGCTTCAAGACAATGGTATTTCCTGTAGCAAGAGCAGGAGCAATTTTCCACGCTGCTTGTAAAAGAGGATAATTCCACGGCGTAATTTGCCCGCATACCCCTACTGGTTCACGCACCACTTTGCTTTGGCTATTCGGAATCGGCGATTCAATGATCTCGCCACCGTCCTTGTCAGCCAACCCGGCAAAGTAACGGAAAACCTCTGCAATATCATCCATATCGGCACGGCTTTCCTCAACGGTTTTTCCAGTATCAAGGGATTCCAATTCCGCAAGCTCTTCCTTATCCCTCTCGATCAATTGAGCGATGTGGAGGACTTTTTTTCCGCGCTCGTTACCCGGTGTACGTCTCCAATCACCATGATCAAAGGCGTTTCTTGCTGCAGCAATGGCCAGTTTCGCATCCTCCGCGTTTCCTTCAGCCACTGTGGCAATAACTTCTTGATTATATGGATTAATGATTTCTCTCGTATTTCCGGAACGGGCTTCAACCCATTCGCCATTTATGAACATTTTTTTCATGAAGTTCCCTCCCTGCTCATTAACTTTATTTAATTTTTTTTAAACGTTTTGAATGATTTTTATGATATCATGCTTTTTTTTGGTTGTAAACAGTGAGGGACTAACTTCTAGGATAGGACGTACCACGGGACGATACATTAATGAGAGCCTTTCTCATTACACAACCTTACTCAGCAAATCAATGACCTGATGGAAACAAAAATATGGGACGCAACCTATGGTTATCGGTACGTCCCATATCATAATATTTACTTAATAGTTTTAACTGCCTATCATTATTGCCCTTCATAGTCCATGGCCTAGCCCTTTAGGTTAAGTATAAAACCTCAAGAACTTATTCCAATGATTTAGGAGCACCTTTTACTTTGTAAACTCATCACTTCTCACCAATCTCAATAGGTTTTAGATCCTCAACTTTCTTGTTGCCTTTTTTATAAAATATAGATATTAGAGATCCTATTAAGAGCAAAAACATGCAAAAGGCAAGGGGAAACTCTGGAGTAATAGACTCCGATAAACCACCTGCAAAAAGATTACCACTCATGGCCATGACTCCTGACAATAAGATACCACCAGCACCAATACGAGCTAAATAACTGTCAGGTTAACGCATCAGCTCCTTCGAAATAACTGTGTGCACTTACTAAGCGTTTTCTCCCCACAACTCCTGGAACCATTGCACCAAAGGAAACTCTAAATAATAAACCTGTAGCTCCTAAAATAAGTAGACTTCCTGCTATAATCCATATATTGGTAGTTCCAACTGGTAGAGACAATACTAACGGGGCTATTTGGGAACAGACAACGACTAATGCAGCTTGCCATGGTGAACCTGTTAATTGAAGAACAATTAAAGGTATGGCTATCTCGCTGAAACGATGACCAAATATAGTAGCAAGCTGTCCAACCCACATCACGGTAAAATTTTTATTTTTGAATAAACTCATTAAGCTTCTCCCTATTTATATAGGCCAAGCGCCTAGCGTGGCTTCACCTAACGTCTTTCGTAGTTGCCTCTTATTGTACCGTCTGAATAATAAGCTGTCTTAAGTCCGAGATTCGATTAGGCATTTCCGGGGTCGAACAATTCAGTATATCGCACAAAGCAATTAAATCTTCTAGTTTAGCTATCTGGACCCAATTCTCATTCAAAGATCCTCCAGAATCCTGGTAAGCCTTTATAAAATGACGTTCGAACCAGGAATTTTCGTTTTCATACCGAAGTATATTCCCAATATCAACATATTTTCTTCCTGAAAAAGCAAACTCCCAGTCCAAGACCGCTGACACTTCAACCTCGTTTGGACTATCAAACATCAGTATATTTAGGCCATTGAAGTCAGAATGAACAAGAACTGACGGTTCATAAATTTCAGATAATAACGAACGGTGGGACACACAGAATGATCGAACCATTTCCGTCACTTCCGTTCCCAGATAATGACCGGTTGCACCACTATCTAGGCTTTCTAAAATAAAAGAGTAAAATTCGGCCTCACCCGTGTTAAATGGTTTAGCAATAGTAAGGTCCCCTGCTAAAAAGCCTGGGCAGTCGAAAGTATAGCTGTGTATGCGAGCTAATACATCACCAATAGATTCTGCAGCTTTTGCAATCTGTCGTTTTTCTCCTCTTTGCAGAATATCCCGCAGCAATACTCCCTCTTTCCACTCCAGTACAGCCCAGTCATATTCTATTAAATTTTGGCTTGTATCCAGATAGATGTAATCTGCTACAGGCACGTCGCCGCTCAATCTCTCAGCAATTGCTTTTTCTTTTGATGCGACGTCTGAACCACCCGCAGAAATCCTTAAAATGAAAGGAGTAGCTAGTCCTTCAAGTTCAACTTTATAGGTACCACTACTAAGTCCTGTTTTCATTCTTTCAGCTTTTATGAGCCGTTTATTTTTAAACACTTGGCTCATCATTATACTTATAGTCTCATAACTGATGTTTATATTTTTGCTTGTTCGTTCCCAAGATTCTTTCATCTTGGATCTCCCCTTTTTGACGCAGTTGATGAATTCTATATGCGTCGTGTTTCTAGTTATATGTAGTCGCGTTGACGTTGTTGTTATCTCTCAACATACTCTTTTAACGCCTTATTCATATCTTCAAATCCTTGTTTTGTACCCCGATTAAGTTTTGATTTCATAAAGGGAACTAACAATCCTTTGAATGTCTCTCTATGAATAAATTTCACAGCACCGTTTTCCAGTTCATTAAGTTGATAGATATGTTCACCAGAAAACAAACCTGGTATTGGTAAGCTTCCAAGCCACCTTAACTCCTTTTCTACTTCGTAACTAGTTATTTTAGGCTTAAATCTCATCCCTTTTTCTCCAGCTGGTTGGACAATGATCTCAATAATTGAATCCTTCTCTATTTTTCCCTTTACACTTATGATAAATGGATTCCATTTTGGATATTGATCAGTTGTAACCAATGCTGACCAAACTTCCTTAGCAGTCCCATTAATCTCAATTTCGGTTTTTATTTCAAACATATATATTAACCCCTTTCAATATTAGTAACTGCGATATCATATCACGTTCTCGTATCTACGACGCCTCTGAGCTTACAGGCATGGCTAAGCATTAGATAGCTCTTGGGCTTAGTCATGCTGCCTGGTTAGCGAAAGGGATGTGTCGCTAAATCTACATCATTGCTTTTAAAAAACTTTGTTGTGTGATTACGTCTCACTTCTAGGCGATCAAGCCGCCCTGGCGCGGAACAGCATGAAAACATTGTTATGCGATGGTACAATTGCTTTACCATGTCGTGTTTAATTTATCTGAATAGAACAATATAGCTTTTTTATAGGAAGTAATGTCCTGATCATTGCTTGTTTCACCAAGATTCTTTAATAAGAATGCCATAGATCTCTCATGATGTCCTAAATTATATAATGTCATCGAATAGAATACTTGGATTGCTCTATTCTCTGGAAATATATTAATGCCCTTTTCGAGTACAGCTTTTGATTTTTCATACTCCCCCATTGTCCTATATGTACTGCCTAATCCGATTAACGCACCTTCTAAATCATTTCCAGAGAGACCTTGTGAGATTGCCTTTTCATAATATGAGACTGCATCAGACTCTAGCCCTATGCTTTTGCCGACTTCATCAAACTACTCCCAAATACGATTGATCTTCAAATTTTCTCGCTTCTCCGGTATTGTAAGTTCATAGACGTCAGGGTTAGTTAATTTTTTCCATTCCTCAAAACCATAACTATCATCAAAGTATTTCAACATTAAAGACATCAAATTTCCATGAGTAATTATTATTACATTTTCTCTTGAACCATTAATCATTTCGTTAATAACGGCTATCCCTCGGTTCATTGCCTCTCTTGACGACTCACCACCTGGAAGCTTCATATCCAGGTCAACAAACGACTCTCTTAACTTATCCTTCCAGTCAACTCTATCTTCAGATGATAATATTCTCTCAGAAAGTCGATCATCAGTATGTATCTTTAATTTGATTTTCTGCGCTAAAGGATATATTGTTTCTTTCGATCGTGCATATGTACTTGAAAGAATAAAATCAATGGGGTTGAGGTTGTCCGTAAAAAAGTTGGCTAGATGTTCAGCTTGTAACTGTCCTTCTTCAGTTAATGACGCTGTTGGAGCTTGACCTGTTGCCTTACAATGTCTGACAAGATATATTCTCTTCATTGAGAACACTCCCTTTATTATTTTCGGCAATGGTTAGAACCTCGTAATCGTAACCAACCTGCTCCATGAATATATTTATTCTAAATGCCTCTCAAAAGAAAACCATGAGAATACCCTTAACCCTGAAAAAATTAGCAGTATTATGGCAAAAAATCGAAGTGTATCGTCATTCAATAAAAATAAAATAAGAGATCCTATTAAGGCACATATTGCTTTAATAGTACCAGAGAATCCGTTAATAGGTACGTTGCTAACAAACGCAGTTTGACAACCTTTTAATGACTTTGAGTAACAACTATCATGATATGGTACAACGAAAAAAAAGAAAGTAGAAACTACCAAATCTTCTTTATACTCTATTTGCAAAGAACACTCTTCACAGTAAACTTTTTCCTTTCTCATCATTCATCCCTCGTCCCCTGTCCTTCTATTTAAGCTTATTTTTATATTCTCTAGGTTATTTAACTAACTTAGTGTCTATTTTACAAGAATTGAATCGAATATGGGCTAGAAATAGGCTTTTAAAAATTCGTCCATGAGCGGCCGCACCAAATCGACAAGTTTCATATAACGTTCCGGCATTCACGGCGTGTTCGTCCTCCCTTTTGGAGGTTGGCGCAGCTTGCCAGTCAGTTAATCAACTCCGCCTGAACATAATCTTTAATAATTCATCGGTAGTCCAAACGAATATTGAGGCTATGGTTGAAGCGATAAAATACACATTCCCTTCAGCTATGTAACTTAGGACTGTACCGAAAGCAAGGCCAAAAATGATATGAATTCCAAATGCTAAGCCAAGCCTACTCTTCCCTTGTTTATGCTTTAGGATGAAATCTGAAAAAACTGAAACAGATATCCCTAATAAAAGAATGACTGGAGAAGAGAATATAAGAATAAATCCAAATGTCTCAAAAAAACTATAATTTCCTCCAGACATCATCAGTATTGTTAATATTATACCAGTTAGAATAGAACTACAGATGAAGACCAAACCTTTTCTAAGGACCATGCAACCCCTCCAGTAGTTGTTTGTTAAGACTAACTTTCATCCGCTCTGTCATCTCATCAACATTTGTAAGGTATGTGAAGACGAGCCGACTCGGTTAGCGAATGAGATTGTCCAGCGTTACCCGCCTATATAATGTTTGTCCTGAACTTATAAATATTACCAAAGCAACCTGCTTTAATGACGTTTGTGCAAAACCATTAACCATTTTTAAAAATCTTTTATTTCTTATTCTCCAATTCTAGTTCTTTTTTAATTTCTTCATTAGAAACAGATTCAATATGATTTTCTTCTTTGGTTGGTAATAGTTTTGATAGTTTATGATTTATGCTAATTAACAAGCCTATAATTATTGATGGAACTCCCCATTTAGCAAAGAAGTCAAGAGGCATATTAATCCAACCTAAAGGAATTCCAATAACCCAAACTAAAATGATAAAAGTTATAACAGCATATATAATACTCAAATAAATCCCTCCATTATATCTATTTGTGGTGTAACGACCGAAAACCAATTATTAAAGTATAGATATTCTACTATAAATTTTGCACCAGCATCTCGGCCATGGACTAACGTTCCGTGTTCACAACCCCTTGAGCTTACAGGGGTTTCTGAGCCTTAGCTAGCTATTAGCTTAGACTCAGGAATGCCGCCTCGCGTGGATTTGGGTAGATATATTGTTATAGGATGTTAACGCCATCCTTCTCAAATTCCTAATAACCATTACAAATTTAATTTATACTTAAGCTCAAAATAAGCATCAGCCAACCAAGGATGAACTACTTTTAACGATTCTCGTTGTTCCCAAAGATACTTAATATAAGAAAATGCCCCGTGTTCTAGTGAGATATTTAATTGGTTTTTAAGCTCTTCAATATACGGTGGAGTCCCTTTTTGATCCCATTCTATCTTATCAGCAACAAATAATACACGATCTAAAGTAGTTGAATTTGCACGCAAAGTAGTATGACAGCTTATTGCATCTAAAATTAACTCTTCATTAATATGAAATATTTCTTTTGCCATGACTCTTGAAATCTTTTGATGAATAATAAGAGGGAATGTTTCCTCTTCCGGTAAAACTTCGATTCCCAATTCGTTAGATACATTTATTCGTTCATTGTTAGGAAAAACTGCGCTTATATCATGTAAAAAGCCAGACATAGCTGCCGAATCCTGGTCAACTCCAAAATCTCTAGCTAGTCTCTTCGATTCATAGCCAACCTGAATAGAGTGTTTAGCAGTTTGATAAAAGCCATGCATTTCTAAAAAATTGCCAACATCTTTCTCAATGTCCCCTGTCTTCTCAAAAGATTTTACTAGATTTGCTAGAATCTCGTGCATATTTTCACCTCTCTTCCTCATTAGATCTCTTCAATTGAGTATGCTTTCATAAGAGAAAAAGATTTAGTGTTATATGATGGTTGGCTCTCTCGAGTTATTTACGAGCTGTTTTCCTCTTTTTTCTGTTACATCACACACACCTCTAGCGGAATACCATTAGGGTCCCGAAAGTAAAAAGCATAATAGTTCTTCGTATATTCAGGATAGCTTTGTGGTGTCCTAGTTACTTCAATATTATTCATTCTCAACATTTCATATATTTTATCAATTTCAGCCTTCGAATCAGCTAAAAAAGCAATATGGTCTAATCCTATATCTCTCACAAAATCCTTATGTACTGACGCCTTATTACACCTAATCCATATATTATGTTCATTCTTTCTATAAGATTTAACAGCTACTTCTCCATCGTCGTCTTCCCAGTCGTTGAAAAAACCAAGATGACCTAAGAGAAAGTCGTAGAATTCTTTCGATTCTTTAAAGTCTTTAACATTCAATATAATATGAGCTATCATTTGATCACCTCTATCACACTATTTTTTTGGTTTTTGTCATATTACATATAACGTTCCTGTATCTGCGACGCCATGAGCCTTATAGGCGCTGTCCTTAACCTAGAAATGCTTTTCTTATCGAAGGCGAGTCGACTCGGTTAGGCTCAAGAATGTGCCCCGAAAACTACTCCTATGCTTAAACTTTCCGTAACCGAGGGCGCTTATCGTCCGCTTGGTCGGTGGATTCTCTATCCATCTATTTCAGATGTGAGTTTATAAGGGCCGAATCGTTCTCGAATTCATGAACGGCACCCTCTTTTTTTAAAATAAATCCTTTGTGAATTAAGAAAGACTAAGTACTTATTACACAGTTTAACGGCCTACACCACTTCTTGGCCTCCTAACCAGTTCTCCTCCACAATTAGGACAAACATAATTCATATTTTCCGTACATTCATAACAAAATGTACATTCATGTATACATATATAAGCAGTTGAATTATTGTTAAGTTCCTCTGTACATTTTTCACATGAATTTCTCATTTCCAAAGACATAAAAATCCCCCTTTTATTAGATTTTTACATTTTTACTACGAAACACTACCCTATCTATTTTAATTTTAAATTTCTTTCATTTACATATGTTTATTAGTGTTTTTTGCAAACGGTGTTGTTTTTGACGGATTATCTATTGATTTGCTTTAAATTTCTAAGTTGAGGTGTTTTCTAAGGCCGTAGCCGGGCGCGACTGCGCTTAGTCGGTGCAGGTGTGTCTGCTGAATTTACTTCTCCGAAATGCTTCTTGCAGACCGAGAATTGCTTGCGATCCTATGCGGTAAAACGGTGATATCTGATGCAGACAGCATCCCCGATATTCATTGAAAACAATTAGCTTTATATGTACATATCACTTATTTTTGTTGCCTAATCTTCTACCTCAACTAAAAATATTCGTTCTTTAAACTCGCCTTTTTTATTTGCTTTTTCCTCTCTAACCCGTTCAAGATCGTCAATTGAAAAACCATGTGACTCAGCAAGCGATCGCAACAATTCCTGGATGTCCGCTAATTCTTCAAGTGCTTCTTCGTTTGATCTAGCATTCAGATATTCATCAAATTCTTCCTTAAGTTTTTTTCTTAATTCGGAATGATAGGCTTTCGAGTCCAATATCTGAGTTGATATCTTTTTAGATTGTGTACGAATAATTTCTGGGATTCGATCTCGAACTAGTTTATTATATATAGTCATTATTTTAATCTCCTTCGAAAAAAATGTCTTCTCCGATACCCCCTAGCCAACTAGGATTGTACATCACTTCTGACCTTCCACCCATCAATATTAAAACCACCAACTTGCTCAAAAACATGCTCTATCAAATTCCTATACATATTCATCATCTTTTTCTTATCGTTTAATTTTATGCCTTTTAAAAACATTTCAGCAAAATAAGGATCTGGAAATTCATCTTTTAAGTACCGATCTAAGTAAGAGGGTTCTGATAAGTATGATGATATCTGATATACTGGGATTTGCTCTAACTTCAAAAATCTACAATATTCACTAAATATAAAATTCATAAAATTAAAATAAACAAAGTTAAAATCTTGTCTTCTCTCTTCATAACAATCTAAAAGATTATCATATGAATCCCAAAGGGAATACTTCTTTATTTCTTTTATCACATTAGAGAGATCCTCATATTTTTTATCTTTCCAAATCTTCGCTTCAGCTTTTAACCTCTTAGTGATTCCTGTCTTATCAAGGATCACCACTCCTGTTAAAAATTGAACCATAGACATTGTACTATAGTTCTTATAATCATCTTTAAAGTATCTGATAATTTGCGTTGGTGGATTTATAAAATATTCAATGAGGAATCCTCTAACCACCCTGTTCCCGCGTTCTCTCCAACTAGTGTTCTCAGATAGAATTATATGAACGTCAATATCTGATCTTTTTGAAGGGTTACCTGTAATATAACTTCCACACACTAAAACGGCTTCAACTTCATCTTTGTCTACCCAATCTTCTAAGAATTCG from Caldalkalibacillus salinus includes:
- a CDS encoding histidine phosphatase family protein, which encodes MKRIYLVRHCKATGQAPTASLTEEGQLQAEHLANFFTDNLNPIDFILSSTYARSKETIYPLAQKIKLKIHTDDRLSERILSSEDRVDWKDKLRESFVDLDMKLPGGESSREAMNRGIAVINEMINGSRENVIIITHGNLMSLMLKYFDDSYGFEEWKKLTNPDVYELTIPEKRENLKINRIWE
- the yqeK gene encoding bis(5'-nucleosyl)-tetraphosphatase (symmetrical) YqeK is translated as MHEILANLVKSFEKTGDIEKDVGNFLEMHGFYQTAKHSIQVGYESKRLARDFGVDQDSAAMSGFLHDISAVFPNNERINVSNELGIEVLPEEETFPLIIHQKISRVMAKEIFHINEELILDAISCHTTLRANSTTLDRVLFVADKIEWDQKGTPPYIEELKNQLNISLEHGAFSYIKYLWEQRESLKVVHPWLADAYFELKYKLNL
- a CDS encoding VOC family protein; the encoded protein is MIAHIILNVKDFKESKEFYDFLLGHLGFFNDWEDDDGEVAVKSYRKNEHNIWIRCNKASVHKDFVRDIGLDHIAFLADSKAEIDKIYEMLRMNNIEVTRTPQSYPEYTKNYYAFYFRDPNGIPLEVCVM
- a CDS encoding DUF1272 domain-containing protein, producing the protein MSLEMRNSCEKCTEELNNNSTAYICIHECTFCYECTENMNYVCPNCGGELVRRPRSGVGR
- a CDS encoding nucleoside triphosphate pyrophosphohydrolase, which translates into the protein MTIYNKLVRDRIPEIIRTQSKKISTQILDSKAYHSELRKKLKEEFDEYLNARSNEEALEELADIQELLRSLAESHGFSIDDLERVREEKANKKGEFKERIFLVEVED
- a CDS encoding nucleotidyltransferase domain-containing protein — encoded protein: MRQDWKEALSEFLEDWVDKDEVEAVLVCGSYITGNPSKRSDIDVHIILSENTSWRERGNRVVRGFLIEYFINPPTQIIRYFKDDYKNYSTMSMVQFLTGVVILDKTGITKRLKAEAKIWKDKKYEDLSNVIKEIKKYSLWDSYDNLLDCYEERRQDFNFVYFNFMNFIFSEYCRFLKLEQIPVYQISSYLSEPSYLDRYLKDEFPDPYFAEMFLKGIKLNDKKKMMNMYRNLIEHVFEQVGGFNIDGWKVRSDVQS